In Hypomesus transpacificus isolate Combined female unplaced genomic scaffold, fHypTra1 scaffold_188, whole genome shotgun sequence, a genomic segment contains:
- the LOC124489266 gene encoding uncharacterized protein LOC124489266 translates to MPPHSAPSPATSAAVALPCPVPAAAGALPTPAPSTIPPPLHRKDQDVSQWNCSQNQKMWMKTEMESLGLWPGSRPVRHLMGMISLWRHPPQPELIDPVYDMPSPKYFQLHPFFIWKPEHAIMERVRNNYILPCLYGCSTPHVVSAGVGRPRVIIGTSGQYYILASRLNCKTCKRYWFADKPQWMEMLPQLFCNILPAFLTHKKAICKTVMDELCRTGRSATDMANQLNEALHLRYERAHLAYLLTVQNVQDGDSGLYGQKTITGTMRKDNTPDPFGTYDLTNGWCGVAISPRYLVDCLVHEYHRHSS, encoded by the exons ATGCCACCGcactctgctccatctcctgccaCGTCTGCTGCTGTCGCTCTACCCTGTCCTGTTCCAGCCGCAGCTGGTGCGCTACCTACCCCAGCTCCGTCTACCATCCCACCACCACTCCATAGGAAGGACCAAGACGTCAGCCAGTGGaactgctcccaaaaccagAAGATGTGGATGAAAACGGAGATGGAATCTTTGGGACTTTGGCCAGGATCTCGACCTGTACGACATCTGATGGGTATGATCTCCTTGTGGCGTCATCCACCCCAACCAGAACTCATAGATCCAGTCTATGATATGCCATCTCCCAAGTACTTCCAGCTACATCCATTTTTCATTTGGAAACCGGAGCATGCAAttatggagagagtgaggaacaaTTACATTTTACCCTGCCTCTACGGCTGCTCCACTCCCCATGTGGTTTCGGCAGGAGTTGGGCGACCCCGGGTCATTATTGGGACCAGCGGCCAGTACTACATCTTGGCCTCTCGGCTGAACTGCAAAACATGCAAGAGGTACTGGTTCGCTGACAAACCCCAGTGGATGGAAATGCTGCCACAACTCTTCTGCAACATCCTGCCAGCATTTCTCACCCACAAAAAAGCCATCTGCAAAACGGTAATGGATGAGCTATGTCGCACAGGGAGGTCGGCCACAGACATGGCAAATCAGCTGAATGAGGCTCTGCACCTACGGTACGAGAGGGCACACCTTGCCTATCTGTTGACTGTACAGAATGTGCAGGATGGTGACTCCGGCCTGTATGGGCAGAAGACCATCACAGGCACCATGCGGAAGGACAACACCCCTGATCCCTTTGGTACCTACGACTTGACCAATGGCTGGTGTGGGGTAGCCATCAGTCCCCGCTACCTAGTAGACTGCCTCGTACATGAGTACCACC GTCATTCGAGCTGA